A window from Chaetodon trifascialis isolate fChaTrf1 chromosome 5, fChaTrf1.hap1, whole genome shotgun sequence encodes these proteins:
- the LOC139330932 gene encoding beta-1,3-galactosyltransferase 2-like: MSKINPVLLRLQTASDDPSASRYIVAYPNHYHFTLDEPDRCQQESPFLVLMIPVAPHNREARDTIRNTWGKEMMVLGQVVSCYFLLGQSKEEGGTEPFKEQVFQESQRHHDILQSNFWDSYNNLTIKTMIMFEWLASHCPKTSYAMKVDSDMFLNVHNLVDMLLRAPQSLYMTGRVTRGATVLRDHNSKWFMPVSSFSESRYPPYALGLGYVFSMDLPKKILEASAHVKAVYIEDVYVGLCMRHLGIALTDPPHSGLFRTTVPYFPDSCYWTSVITTILQNSKELSEVWVTYQTQAQSGC; the protein is encoded by the exons ATGTCTAAG ataaatccTGTGCTATTGAGATTGCAGACTGCATCAGATGACCCTTCAGCATCACGGTACATTGTGGCATACCCAAACCACTACCATTTCACACTGGACGAACCCGATAGATGTCAGCAAGAAAGCCCATTCTTGGTTCTGATGATCCCAGTTGCACCCCACAACAGAGAGGCACGTGACACAATCCGCAACACGTGGGGTAAAGAAATGATGGTGCTGGGCCAAGTGGTCAGCTGCTACTTCCTGTTGGGACAGTcaaaagaggaaggagggacgGAGCCCTTTAAGGAGCAA GTGTTCCAGGAAAGCCAGAGACATCATGACATTCTCCAAAGTAACTTCTGGGACAGCTACAATAACCTCACCATTAAAACCATGATCATGTTTGAATGGCTCGCCTCCCATTGCCCCAAAACCTCCTACGCCATGAAGGTCGACTCGGACATGTTCCTGAATGTCCACAACCTCGTTGACATGCTTTTGAGAGCCCCTCAAAGTCTCTACATGACAGGAAGGGTGACAAGGGGTGCTACTGTCCTTCGAGACCATAATTCAAAGTGGTTTATGCCCGTTTCTTCCTTCTCCGAGTCAAGGTACCCACCGTATGCCCTGGGACTGGGCTATGTGTTCTCAATGGATTTACCCAAGAAGATACTGGAGGCATCTGCACATGTTAAAGCTGTTTACATTGAGGATGTGTACGTGGGACTGTGTATGAGACATCTGGGTATTGCCCTGACAGATCCTCCTCATAGTGGTTTGTTTAGGACAACAGTACCTTATTTTCCAGACAGCTGTTATTGGACCTCAGTCATTACAACAATACTACAGAACTCTAAAGAGCTTTCAGAGGTATGGGTAACATATCAGACTCAAGCACAAAGTGGCTGTTGA